One segment of Bacteroides caecimuris DNA contains the following:
- a CDS encoding Lin1244/Lin1753 domain-containing protein, with the protein MKNDNFFKHDATAADDEKILLLIEREGLKGYGAYWILIEALRKQDDLCSSFSVLRSLAIRSRVRQAYLVHIVKDFGLFVIEGDRFYSPGMKRRMAKYLLGAAYQSVKQSVKEEDNTLIDNVNVAIHARETEQNRKEKILSVVDMGAIEGQQPVCPYQKWESLVDEMAASEDYMNQAGMHSGLGKLFISNEKYIVQLFKNQICLQGKQDRMMNLGEVKSYFSNFVANGSVTNKKIRVALEYEMSQQNKRNGRYAYRYEQLVDGKRMYLGHEIPDDAPPRPNSSAVWDEVKKKWGS; encoded by the coding sequence ATGAAGAATGATAATTTTTTTAAGCACGATGCTACAGCCGCAGATGATGAAAAAATATTGCTGCTCATCGAACGGGAAGGATTGAAAGGATATGGTGCCTATTGGATACTGATCGAGGCATTGCGAAAGCAAGACGATCTTTGTTCCTCTTTCAGCGTGCTCCGTTCGTTGGCTATCCGGTCCAGGGTCCGCCAGGCATATTTGGTGCATATCGTAAAAGATTTCGGGCTTTTTGTGATTGAAGGAGACCGTTTTTATTCGCCGGGGATGAAGCGGAGAATGGCTAAGTATTTGCTGGGCGCGGCTTACCAAAGTGTTAAACAAAGTGTTAAAGAGGAAGATAACACGCTGATTGACAATGTAAATGTGGCTATACACGCGCGTGAAACAGAACAGAATAGAAAAGAAAAGATATTATCCGTCGTCGATATGGGTGCGATAGAGGGGCAACAGCCGGTCTGCCCTTATCAGAAGTGGGAATCGCTGGTGGACGAGATGGCGGCGAGCGAGGATTACATGAATCAGGCAGGAATGCACTCGGGGCTGGGGAAGCTGTTCATCAGCAATGAAAAGTACATTGTCCAGCTTTTCAAAAATCAGATTTGCCTGCAAGGAAAGCAGGACAGGATGATGAACTTGGGCGAGGTGAAATCGTATTTCTCGAATTTTGTAGCCAATGGCTCGGTGACGAACAAGAAGATCCGTGTGGCATTGGAATACGAAATGTCACAGCAGAATAAACGAAACGGGCGGTATGCTTATCGCTATGAGCAGCTTGTCGACGGTAAACGGATGTATCTGGGACATGAAATCCCGGATGATGCACCGCCACGGCCGAACTCATCTGCTGTGTGGGACGAGGTGAAAAAGAAGTGGGGGAGTTGA
- a CDS encoding DNA-binding protein, with translation MTTVTVVRYKRRKRIGDENSPMVFALKLKSGEAKIYSIESLAREIETIGSLSVEDVTHVMKSFVRAMKKVLVAGNKVKVDGLGIFYTTLTCPGVEMEKDCTVKNITRVNLRFKVDNSLRLANDSTATTRGGENNMMFELLSEKKAASGEDSGEDSGDDNKGEGNSSGGEAPDPAA, from the coding sequence ATGACAACAGTTACAGTAGTGCGCTATAAGCGCAGAAAACGAATCGGTGATGAAAACTCGCCGATGGTATTTGCTCTCAAACTCAAGTCCGGAGAGGCGAAAATCTATTCCATTGAGTCGTTGGCACGTGAAATAGAGACGATCGGATCGCTCTCGGTGGAAGACGTGACGCACGTTATGAAGTCTTTTGTCCGTGCGATGAAAAAAGTGCTGGTGGCGGGGAATAAGGTGAAAGTGGATGGGCTGGGTATCTTTTATACTACGCTGACCTGTCCCGGTGTGGAAATGGAAAAAGATTGCACTGTGAAGAATATCACTCGTGTCAACCTCCGTTTCAAAGTGGACAATTCCTTGCGCCTGGCTAACGATAGCACGGCAACCACTCGTGGAGGTGAGAATAATATGATGTTCGAATTGCTTTCCGAAAAGAAGGCTGCTTCTGGTGAAGACAGTGGCGAAGATTCGGGTGATGATAACAAGGGAGAGGGCAACTCCAGCGGTGGAGAGGCACCTGACCCGGCGGCTTAA
- a CDS encoding bifunctional DNA primase/helicase, translated as MRNFSNYDVDIRGKSSGVLKTICKKCLPTRRNKRDRSLRVNIDTGHCHCYHCGADFYVPDDNEEREKAERQAARQRRAAVAPQHFQRPVFDAAKTTLSEAAERWLVETRCIPQSVIAGLRITEQEEFMPQSAKKERCVCFNYFEGDQLINTKFRSGAKHFKMVQGAELIPYNIDSVLGQTSCIIHEGELDAASSIAAGFKSVISVPAGANSNLSWLDRFMETHFEDLKEIIIAVDTDSAGLRLRDELINRLGAERCKVVTYGPECKDANEHLVKYGIQSLRIAIEQAAEVPLEGIFTATDLHGELRALFDNGFGSGAETGWEAMDKICTYERGRNVYVTGIPGSGKSEWVDELVLRLCLRHQWKIGFFSPENHPIVYHYRKLVEKLTGRRFQNACGMTEGLLARSEEFLAENISHISLKGNVAPDRVLAKARELVVRRGCRILVFDPLNRFDHNPLPGQTETQYISNLLNKFTEFAMQYNCLLIVVAHPRKMNRNPVTGATPRVGMYDINGSADFYNKADYGIVVERDKEVGVTRVYVDKVKFKHLGAGGVAAFVYDPVNGRYLPCEESHDPSVPIDKRVSGTVYDGTCWLPEKEVF; from the coding sequence ATGAGGAATTTTTCTAATTACGATGTCGATATTCGTGGAAAATCGAGTGGTGTTCTCAAAACCATTTGTAAAAAATGTCTTCCCACCCGGCGTAACAAGCGTGATCGTTCGTTGCGTGTCAACATCGACACCGGACATTGCCACTGTTACCACTGTGGAGCCGATTTCTATGTCCCCGACGACAACGAAGAGCGTGAAAAAGCCGAACGCCAGGCTGCCCGTCAACGCCGTGCGGCAGTCGCTCCGCAGCACTTTCAACGCCCCGTATTTGATGCTGCAAAGACCACGCTTTCCGAAGCTGCGGAGCGTTGGCTGGTAGAGACACGTTGTATTCCGCAATCCGTCATAGCCGGATTGCGCATCACCGAACAGGAGGAGTTCATGCCCCAATCCGCTAAAAAAGAACGTTGCGTCTGCTTCAACTATTTTGAGGGGGATCAGCTGATAAACACCAAATTCCGCAGTGGCGCAAAGCATTTCAAAATGGTGCAGGGAGCCGAACTAATCCCTTACAACATCGACTCCGTGCTCGGTCAGACCTCCTGCATCATCCACGAAGGCGAGCTGGATGCCGCATCTTCCATCGCTGCCGGATTCAAAAGCGTCATTTCCGTTCCTGCCGGAGCCAATTCGAACCTTTCCTGGCTCGACCGTTTCATGGAAACCCATTTCGAGGACTTGAAGGAGATTATCATCGCTGTAGATACCGATTCGGCAGGGCTCCGACTGCGTGACGAACTCATCAACCGCCTGGGAGCCGAACGCTGCAAAGTGGTGACTTACGGACCGGAGTGTAAAGACGCCAACGAGCATCTCGTCAAATACGGGATTCAAAGTCTCCGTATCGCCATCGAACAGGCAGCGGAAGTCCCTCTTGAAGGTATTTTCACCGCAACCGACCTGCATGGCGAATTGCGTGCTCTTTTCGACAACGGCTTCGGTTCCGGTGCCGAAACGGGCTGGGAGGCGATGGATAAAATCTGCACTTACGAACGGGGGCGTAATGTCTACGTCACCGGAATCCCCGGTTCCGGGAAATCTGAGTGGGTAGACGAACTGGTGTTGCGCCTCTGCCTGCGCCACCAATGGAAGATAGGGTTCTTCAGTCCGGAGAATCATCCTATTGTCTATCATTACCGGAAGCTGGTTGAGAAACTGACCGGTCGCCGTTTCCAAAATGCTTGCGGCATGACGGAGGGACTTCTCGCACGTTCGGAGGAGTTTTTGGCTGAAAACATCTCTCATATTTCTCTCAAAGGCAATGTGGCTCCCGACCGTGTGCTTGCCAAGGCTCGCGAACTGGTGGTCCGTCGAGGGTGCCGCATTCTTGTGTTCGACCCTCTCAACCGCTTCGACCATAACCCGTTGCCGGGACAGACGGAAACGCAATATATATCTAATTTGTTGAATAAGTTTACGGAGTTTGCCATGCAGTATAATTGCCTGCTGATAGTCGTGGCACACCCGCGCAAAATGAACCGTAACCCAGTGACGGGTGCCACGCCGCGTGTGGGGATGTATGACATCAACGGCTCTGCCGACTTTTACAACAAAGCTGATTATGGAATCGTTGTGGAACGCGATAAGGAGGTCGGCGTCACCCGCGTATATGTCGATAAAGTGAAGTTTAAACATCTCGGAGCGGGGGGAGTGGCGGCCTTTGTCTATGATCCCGTAAACGGACGCTACCTGCCTTGCGAGGAATCGCACGACCCGTCCGTCCCCATAGACAAACGGGTGAGCGGCACTGTTTATGATGGCACTTGCTGGCTGCCTGAAAAGGAGGTTTTTTAA
- a CDS encoding DUF4248 domain-containing protein: protein METNNKITSEQKEEKTFQYRSYGKGELAMLYLPDIQQQSAVDQFNKWIEAAPGLKERLIATGMNPRSRRYTPAQVRLIIEVLQEP from the coding sequence ATGGAAACTAACAACAAGATTACCTCCGAACAGAAAGAAGAAAAAACATTCCAATACCGCAGTTACGGGAAAGGCGAACTTGCCATGCTATACCTCCCCGACATACAGCAGCAAAGCGCAGTGGACCAATTCAATAAATGGATAGAGGCTGCCCCCGGATTGAAAGAACGACTCATTGCCACGGGCATGAATCCCCGAAGCAGACGCTACACACCTGCACAAGTGAGACTAATCATTGAAGTTCTCCAAGAGCCTTAA
- the ettA gene encoding energy-dependent translational throttle protein EttA: protein MAADDKKIIFSMVGVSKAFTPNKNVLKDIYLSFFYGAKIGIIGLNGSGKSTLLKIIAGLEKSYQGEVVFSPGYSVGYLAQEPYLDNTKTVKEVVMEGVQPIVDALAEYEEINQKFGLPEYYEDQDKMDALFARQGELQDIIDATDAWNLDSKLERAMDALRCPPEDQPVENLSGGERRRVALCRLLLQKPDILLLDEPTNHLDAESIDWLEQHLQQYEGTVIAVTHDRYFLDHVAGWILELDRGEGIPWKGNYSSWLEQKTKRMEMEEKTASKRRKTLERELEWVRMAPKARQAKGKARLNSYDKLLNEDVKEKEEKLEIFIPNGPRLGNKVIEAKHVAKAYGDKLLFDDLNFMLPPNGIVGVIGPNGAGKTTLFRLIMGLESVDKGEFEVGETVKVAYVDQQHRDIDPNKSVYQVISGGNELIRMGGRDVNARAYLSRFNFSGGDQEKLCGVLSGGERNRLHLAMALKEEGNVLLLDEPTNDIDVNTLRALEEGLEDFAGCAVVISHDRWFLDRICTHILAFEGDSNVFYFEGSYSEYEENKMKRLGNEEPKRVRYRKLMTD from the coding sequence ATGGCTGCTGACGATAAAAAAATTATCTTCTCGATGGTGGGAGTGAGCAAAGCATTCACTCCTAATAAGAATGTGTTGAAAGACATTTACCTCTCTTTCTTCTATGGAGCAAAAATCGGAATTATCGGTTTGAACGGTTCCGGTAAATCAACGTTATTGAAGATCATCGCCGGTTTGGAGAAATCCTATCAGGGAGAAGTCGTGTTCTCTCCGGGATACTCTGTGGGTTACCTGGCACAGGAACCTTATTTGGACAACACAAAGACAGTAAAAGAAGTAGTGATGGAAGGTGTGCAACCCATTGTGGACGCACTGGCGGAATACGAAGAAATCAATCAGAAATTCGGCTTGCCGGAGTATTATGAAGACCAGGACAAGATGGACGCCCTCTTTGCCCGCCAGGGTGAACTGCAAGACATCATTGATGCAACCGATGCATGGAATCTGGACAGCAAGCTGGAACGTGCGATGGATGCCCTCCGTTGCCCGCCCGAAGACCAACCGGTAGAAAACCTCTCCGGAGGCGAACGTCGTCGTGTAGCACTTTGCCGTCTGCTGTTACAAAAACCGGATATACTTCTGCTGGACGAACCTACCAACCACCTGGACGCAGAGTCTATCGACTGGCTGGAACAACACCTGCAACAATATGAAGGTACGGTGATTGCTGTGACGCACGACCGCTACTTCCTCGATCACGTTGCCGGATGGATCCTCGAACTCGACCGTGGCGAAGGCATCCCCTGGAAAGGCAACTACTCTTCCTGGCTGGAACAAAAGACCAAACGTATGGAAATGGAAGAAAAGACCGCCAGCAAACGCCGTAAGACGCTGGAACGCGAGTTGGAATGGGTACGCATGGCCCCGAAAGCCCGTCAGGCGAAGGGTAAGGCACGTCTTAACTCGTACGACAAATTGCTGAACGAAGACGTGAAGGAGAAAGAAGAGAAACTCGAAATCTTTATTCCGAACGGTCCCCGTCTAGGCAATAAGGTCATTGAAGCCAAACATGTGGCTAAGGCATACGGTGACAAACTGCTGTTCGACGATCTGAACTTCATGCTCCCTCCCAATGGCATTGTCGGTGTGATTGGCCCTAACGGTGCAGGAAAAACAACCCTGTTCCGCCTGATTATGGGATTGGAATCGGTAGATAAAGGCGAATTTGAAGTAGGAGAGACTGTAAAAGTGGCGTATGTAGACCAGCAACACAGAGATATCGATCCGAATAAGAGTGTCTACCAGGTGATTTCCGGAGGCAATGAGCTGATCCGCATGGGCGGACGCGACGTGAATGCGCGTGCATACCTTTCCCGTTTCAACTTCTCCGGAGGCGATCAGGAAAAACTCTGCGGCGTATTGTCCGGTGGTGAAAGAAACCGTCTGCATTTGGCAATGGCTTTGAAAGAAGAAGGCAATGTGCTGCTGCTCGATGAGCCTACCAATGATATCGACGTAAACACACTGCGTGCTTTGGAAGAAGGTTTGGAAGATTTCGCCGGCTGTGCGGTAGTCATCTCGCACGACCGCTGGTTCCTCGACCGTATCTGTACACACATCCTGGCTTTTGAAGGAGACTCTAACGTGTTCTACTTCGAAGGTTCTTATTCAGAATACGAAGAAAACAAAATGAAACGTTTGGGAAATGAAGAACCGAAACGTGTCCGTTACAGAAAGTTGATGACCGACTAG